In the Silene latifolia isolate original U9 population chromosome 1, ASM4854445v1, whole genome shotgun sequence genome, GCGCACATTCCCGTGACCACATCCCTTCCCCTCAACTCCCTAGACAGCCTTCAAATTCACATCCACCTACATAAGCACCACCCTCAACCCTTAAAAAGCCCTCCTCACCCCCGACATCCTCTTCCCCACCTTCAAAAATGTTTGTGATGGTGCGGAAGAAGATTTTTAGGGTTTAATGCATAATTTAGGTTATAATTTGGTATTATTTTAGTATTATTGTTGATTATACTTGAATTTGAAGATTACCCAAGGATCGGAAacaacctctttgtgttgctaactcAAGGGTAAGGTTGCGTACATCCCTTCATCCAACACAAGAGTAAACCAAAATTCAAAATTGGGGAAAGGGAATGGAACTCTAGATAAACCAATATCATGTAAGCAAATGGACGCTCTTCATTCCTTTTCTCGAACCCCTCGACAAAAATCCCCCAAAGTCTGAAAATTGAGTTAATTCTTCACGTTAGTTTTCATTTTTCCACAAATACTTTTACCGTGGCAAATACACGTTCCTATATGTTTCTTGAAAGTTGGCATATTTACAATATAGATTAAGATACGAAATTTAGTGTATAATTCAGCCATAGGTCGCGTCATTCAGGTGGGACCGGTGGTTAAGTTTTTACGGGTCTAGTCATAACCTGTGGTTCGATGTAAGGTGATGTGAACTTTCACTTGGCTGCTATGGGATACCTTAATCCCTAGCTGTAGCTGTATGAAGTGTTTTTGATTTCTTGTTGCTTGCAGATGTTGAAGGTTAAGTGACTCTTGAAAGGCGCGTTGTTACATATATGCTGCTCTGACCTCTTTAACATGTATTTTACTGGACTCGGCATGGTCTGTAGCCTGGAATCATGTAAACTGAAGAAAATGGTATGGGCACATTACTAGGTGGCTTTGGATTGCGTTGACGTGGTGTGTGGAAGAGCCTATGTTCATCTATTGCTCGGCTGTGATAACAACATGCTTATGCGCGGTGGTCCCTGTTTGGGATGTACTATGAAGTATGAACTTGAAACATCATGGCGTTGTTTCTGTTGTACTATATTGTTAGGCCGATCTCATAGATATGATGTAAATTTCACATGTACATCCTTGAATAATGAGCATCAGTGATTGCTAAAACAGTCCCTTTATTGTAAAACCATCTAAATACAGACACATTTGTAATAATTATAAGGCTTAATTAAAAAGGAAATGCATATTATGAAATAAACTTGCAGAAAATGAAACAAGAATACGAAGTTGCACAAAATAAAATGATGGTAGCAGTTTTCTCCTAGACTAGATACTCCGTAGTTGATTGTGCCTTAATTTTAGCTGCAAACTTAAACCAAGTCAAGTAGAGACAGTCATACATATGCAGTGTAAAACACCTCAAAAGTTTGAAGCCATATCCATGGTGGAAGGCGATATAAACTGCTGAAACACTTGATACACCAATTTAAAACCTCAAGTTCATGCTTATGCCGTTAACCCACCAAAAAGATATACTCGTTAAAATAGAAGGCAGTCGCAAATATTAAAACATAGTCGCAACTGCGGTTAGAGGCCGATTCTTGGTAGTGAAACTGAAACCCATCAGTTGGCAGTCACCTACTTGCCTAAAGAAGGGGGAGCAAAATAGCAGGGAACAAAAACTGTACAAGGACAAAAAAAAATGAGCCCCCATTCCTCCTATGCGGATATTACTTGAAATTGTATTGTACTGAGTGGATTTAAAATTTCCCTGAACCCTGTATTCTTGATTAAAAAGCTTCAGTAGTCCAAAAAGTTTCAAGCCTTCAAATATTGCGATCAACTTCTTACCAAAAATTTCTCGACACCATAAACTGTAGGGGGTCCCTAGCTTCTGTGCTATGAGAAAACCGCCTAGATCGGTGTAACTTCAACTTAATTGCAGGCACTTTGTGCGCAACCGTCCGCCAGATCATTTGGACGGCATCATTGTCCCTTGATGGGTACCGAAACTCAAAATATCTCTTAACTTGTTGCAATTTATTCCACATTCGGGTCCATTCTTCCCTTTTGATCCCATTGATAAGATTTATAAGAAACTTCTCTTTGACAGCATCCGAGTTACTAACAAAAATGGAGAACTCGGAGTAATCAATAACGTCTTCAAATGGAAGTTCAATGTCATCACTGATGATGACTGGGACACAATGGCTGGCAATTGCATCAAATAGGCGGTTTGATGACGGGGTGTCGCCTGCTATGTTGAGGCAAAATTTGGAGGAGTGCATTCCGAGGGTAGCATTGTTGATGCCACCATGCTGGACACTTCCAAATGCAAAGTGTACATCTTTCTCGTCCTTCAAACGGTTGAATAGCTCTTGCCTTATTACTCCGCCCTGCAACCACATCCCTTATATCAGAATCAATTGTACACCACTTCCTTTAAATAGGTCGCTCTGCAAAATGCAACTTACTCTCTTCTGATGAACTTTTTTTGAAGTTATTTTTTGTCTAACACAAGTATAACCTCAATTCCAACTAAAAAATTAATTAAGTAGACAACAATCAGGTAGGCCAGGTAATGTGAAAGTTAGATCGACGTTGGGGTTTCCAACGAAACCGTAATCAATGTGTCATTTACCAAAACAAGGAAGCAAATTTCTGGTTGTCCAATTGTTTGATAATTTTCTGTGTACAGAAAGACAAAATTGCAATAACTTATGAGTGAGAAGTGCGCTTTCAAAGTTTCAATCTCGTCTATCAAAAACTGAAAGTTCAAATATTTTGCAGTGTCCATATCTAACTTTAAGTGGTAACTATAAAACATTAAAACCAGCCAGGAAGGGAAAACCATCAGAGAAATGAAAGCATTCCTTCTTCCTTAAATAAAACAACTGTTGGACAAGATTCCAAGAAATTTAATGACAAGTTTTAGAAGTTATGAGAATTTGGAGAAGTTCAAGGCTGTAACTATTTAAAACTAAGGAGTGCAGCGAGTGCTGTCATAACACGCAAAGCCAAAAAGACAGCCATGTAAAATTATACTCCGTACTATGGTCCCTTCTCAAAGGCCTATGTAAAACCTAGAGATGCCAGACCTCAAACCCACCCTAGCAGATAGTAGAATTTGCAAGAGACTCGGAAATAAGAGAGTATATTTAAACCGTGCCCAGATGCCAGACCTCAAGGTCTCAAACCCACCCTAGCAGATAAACCGCGTAAAGTTAAAGACAATACAGTTATATCACCTGATGTTAAATATCATTTGCAATACTAAAGAAACAAAGAAAAACTGGTGCCAATGATTATAGAAGAAAATGTCAACAAGACATCAACTATATTGTTTCGGATGATGATTCATattagccgaccccaaatcatgtTGGGACTAAGGCTCTCTTGTTGTACTCACTACTCATCAACTCTATATGTGAACAGCTACCAAAATATGGAAAAAAATCAGGGATTCATGCAATTAATATTGTTTCCTTTGCAGTGACGTGTTATGGTTATGGGAAAAAACAACGTCAGAAAGGCTCAACATGTCAGTCACTACCTAGCCTTAAGTAGTACATATACAACTTCCATGATATAGGATAACTAACACAATACATTCACACTTTCGTAAGAAAAATCTGAGATATCAATTTCCAAAAGCATTTTGCAACACATAACTTGCTCAAAACTAGATGATCAACTTCAGTGATATATAAAAATAAGAAGTGTAACCTAAGGGAATTTATCAAGCACTACTCGCAGATAAGTATTTTTCATCAAATAGATCAAAATCAGCATTTTCACATATTCATGTCTTAATCAGTAGAGTTACAAGTGTAAAGCAAATGGCAAATAGATTCAAGACTTAGCAGACGAAACAAAAGGCAATCAAACATTCAAAAAGTAAAGGAAGAACTCACATCTTTTCTATGTATGGCACCTTGGAAGTATAGTAGAATTGTGCGGCTATCAAAAGTGGAGGTATCATTATCAAAGGATTTGATAACATGTCGATAAGGAGCAATAATATCTTTGTTAACATTTGCTAAATTTAGTGGGTACCTCCCGAAATCTGAGAGTACGAAGATGGCAGGCCAAAGTTGATTCCTAGCATATGAGAGACTATTAGGATGATGAGCTAATATTATGTGATCCACACCCCCTGACCTTTTCCACTCTTCCTGAGCTTCCAAGTACTTGACCAATCTATCTTGCATTAACTTGTCGCGACtaattttctcttcttttttgaCCCTAGAAAAGCGGTTATAAGACAATGAGGAAAAGAAGGGCACAAACACCACATCAGCCTCACTCGAGTTATGCACCCTTAAAGCAATACGAGAACTGTTATTCCCTGAATGTTGGGAAAAAAGGAGATCTAGTGTAAGCCAATGTTCTATACTATGCTGCAAGTTTAAGCCACCAGGGTAATGAGGAACGGTTTTGCGAATATCAGGCCAAACACTGGATCCCTGAGGTTTCCAATCTAGAATCCCAAAATGGAATTCAGGGGGCAAATCATACATAAAAACCTTTAACACATGTTTATTCCCTGCACTACATTCTCCCCTAAATACACCAACATTGGGATTCGAGTACCCGACAACATTGGATACAATGTGATTACTTAAACTAGGCCGCCATGGTGACCGCAATACAAAGAAGCATGATACTAGCAAGATAAGAGATGTTATACTAAACCAACAAAACAAAGAACTTGCCCGACGCAAAATAGACAATGATAAGGATGAATTCCTTTCTGCCATTCCAAAAAATAGTAAAAATACTTGTCAGTTGTCAGCAAGCATCAACAGTAAAATTAGTGTTTGTCAATGTACCCTTGATTTGTGAATCCAAATGAAAACCAATCTGTGGGCAGAAAATTCAATTAGGAAAATGAATGCATAAGACTgaaaattgaaaatgaaaaaaagcaTAAATGTGTGGGGAAAATGAAAGTATGTAATAATGTAAGAGACTCAGatgggtgtgtgtgtgtgtgtttgtttgTGGAGATGAAAATGGCGCAAATAACAGACAATGTCAACTACCGCGGGAATAGGGTCTCTCACTTAACAACCGCCCTCTCCTCATCCACCAATTTCGATCCTTCCATTACCGTTGCTTTTAAACGCCTTAAATTATTTGTTGTCAGTGACCATCTAACCATCACAAACGGGATTAATGGATAATGATGCGGAGTGAATAATATATAACATAACAgtccgtctcattatagacggatactatccgtctataactatagacggataatgTCCCCTCATAAATTAAAGTGGGTAATGCAAGTGAGggtatcaatcaatcaatatctatctatctatattaataaaagaagcttttttcgagcgattacaaaaAGTCCAATACTTACAAACCACTTTAATTATTAAATAAGTAATAGATAAATAATTGAAATAAGagataatcaatcaatcaatcaatacatatatataaagcagaaacttttcaagcgatattagagagtccaacttttttagaaatcctaacatgagtagatttcgaaaaaaaaattggtaaataaaataacaaatttaataaattaaaatCCAAACAAGAgcagatttcgaaaaaaaaaattaataaataaaattatcctaagaaaattagatttcttaatattaaaaacaaattttaataaaactatcctaatataagtagatcaaatatcTTAATAAaatatcctaatataagtagattaaaattaTCAAATAAATAATGGGCATTCGTAATAGTTCaagttatcatttttatttttaccCCATTTATGGCATACATTTGTACTTTGTATTATAGCGTTAAAATACATTTAAGAAGGTTGGCAGATAAATAATGAATTTATTTGATTAAAATGTTATGTTAATATGATGTAATATAATCTTACGTAGTTACACGGAGTATAAATTACGGTTCCGTCAAGATATAGTCACTAAATAATCATTGGAGTGCGTATATAAATCGTAAACGTCTCCATATACATTCAAGTAGTGATCAATGCATATAAAAAATACAGCGATCCatatatgttactatttttgttTCATCAATTTACTCTCTATAAAAATGCAGAGATCATTAGGTGGAGAAATGGAACTGAAAAGAATTGAAGTAGAATTTGGCAGTTTCGACAACTCAAAGCTTTTTGTAACAATGGAGCAACTCATAGTATTATTCATATGATGAATTGCTGATCATTTCTAAACTCATGCATAAGCCTAAATTTCGAATAAGTGTAAGTTTTAAAGAGTCTTAATAATTTAGACTACTAATTAGTAAAAGCCTCAAGAGTTTACATGTATTatggtaattaattaattaagtcaaaAGAACGCGCATTATGTTTTAATTTAACCAAATATTGCTTGTGTACTACGTAATATTTACTCAACCATGCATCTTTGTATTTTAGGGTTGCTTTTACATACTAAGTAAAACTCTATTTACTCATATTtctatacattaaattaatatttaaataTTTTTATGTATGTAAAGGTAAAATTTGAGATAGATGATCAAAGATTATGCAGGCTTCTAAAGTTTTTAAAGTATATTgatcttttgaatttttttatgtAAGTatatatttcactaattaatcgaaaggtagctgattttttttggtaaaatgacatAATAAATAGTCCATATTTAATACTATAAATAGAAGGATTAAAAAAAGGTAGCTTTTTCGTATGTTAcatttattttggtaaataagtTATCTACCAAATACTTAGAAAAAACTAAGATAAataaaattttggtcaaataagcttaaGCTTATTTCTTGGAAATAAGGCCTAAATATGACATTTTTCATGATCTCCGAACAATCCTCATATAAAACTGATttgtttgatgttttttttttgccatGTTTACTTGCTTTTGAGCCTATTATTAGGAGCTTatcttaagtttttttttttttaattttataaacttgattaatagaATAAACAGTTATTGGTTCAAATAAATATCGGCAATTAGGCATTGTAATGCAAAGTACAAATACAGTCCATCATCATAAGGAACGGAATAATAAgtaattggttcaaaataaatgtaaGCTAAGAATAAAAATGGTGAGCACtacaataagaaaaagaaaatttgatcaaaaaggaaaTCTATCACAACTGTCCAATTATATCGCATTTGTCTTGAATGCAGCGAATATAATCAAAATTTTAGgctcaaactgaattttaaatcatgTCAACCATGGGATTAGACATGGATACAAATTATATCAGAATTATTTAAGAAAATTATAGAATAAACGAGTATATAACATTTAAATGGAAGGAAACTATTTTAAGATCACCACAAGTTGAGGCGGTTATGGTTTTGAAAACATTACCCACGACAACTAGGaacgtgtaatttttctattaaatacggGTATGAGAAGGTGTACATCCGTCCAGTCCCCTCCTCCATATGACATCCTTGCTTTTAGGAATCGTTTTTTTATGCGAaacatgacaaattattttagtcGGGTTATATTTTGGGAGCAACATTCATTACTTTTAGGAATTGACTAAATGTACTTCATCCTCTTCGCAATGATCGTTTGTATTGCTTTTACACAGTCATCAATGGGGTAGTTTGACTATGATTCTAAACATATTAATGGTCAAACTTATTAAAGTTTGAGCCTTAAAAAGCAAGGAGGAAGATGTTTAAGAAGTGAAGGGAGTATCCATGATAATTTTTTAAAATATAACTCATAATGATTTTTTTAAGAAGCAAGGTGAGTCTTAGACCAAGTGTGGTATGCCGATTATGTTGTTGAGAATTGAGGATCATTTACTCTGTAAGAGGATTATATATGGGATCTGTCTTATTAGCAATCGCCTTAGAAAATTCATAGTAGAAGGGAAGATAATTACAGGTTTCAAAGTCGGCAAAATATACTTAACCCGAGGATAGTAATGACTTCCTCGGATGCAAAGATTCCTTTCGTTCTTAACCGGAGACAATATACATTGAGGCCGTTCTACGCATGGCAATAAAAAAGAGTCGTGGACAGTCACTTAATCACGTTGGAATTTATATACCGAAACCAGTATTTAGTAATGTCATGCTTTACGTAGAAGCGTCAAAAACAATGTCATCCGAGAGATTTAAGTTCTCATTGATGATAGAGACCAAGTGGAACATTGTTTACAAAGATGTTTTCACAAATTTTAAAAATTAGGTGTCGTATTAAATGTTTTGCATGAAACTTTCAAGGATAAGTAGTCTTAAGTATACAtagtcaaagactatttcggTAAAAAAATGATGGTGCGTGAGATAATAAGAACGATAACTCTATAATCCAACTATATCTCTGAATGTTATACAAGTGATATAGTTAATACCAAATGCTACAACGTTTTCGTGGCGTTTTTGTTATTGAAACTGATGATTAATCGATTCTCATCTAAATCAACCCCCGAAATTTTGTTTTCTCTCATTTTCAGCATGGCTTgactttttattaaatttaaaaatTTTCTATTACTAGACCATGCTAACGGAAACCAACACTTTCAGCATTGACATAAAATACTAACTTGGTAACTCAAGGATTTTATTGATGTCATAAACTACTAAATGATGTTGGCAAAGATGATACTACTAAGTGCCCTATGACCCCTGCATTCTATCTAATAGAATCataaatattttttatttttttattgttgtttagagACTACTAATGCTGTTGGAATTcattttggatttgattttgcgaAAAGTAATAGAgagcaaatactcttaattgtaaataATCAAGATAAAATTAAAAGagtgttgattttcgcagtacacattttactcatcgcaGTACACTTTTGACATTTATACCCTTCTCATTTCCTCTTtttattttctctctctaatctcTATTCTCTCTAATTAACCACACCAATTCTCCATTGATAAACTATGTACTGCATTAATAAATTATGTACTtcattgaaatttatttttcacAAACACATTTACAGTATTGATAAATTATTTTTACAAACAAATATACAGTATTTATAATACGATTACGTACTACCTTGAAAAATAAATCTAACCTATTATATATTACATAGTTCATTGAAAaaaaaactaattaaactaagtacTCTGTCGTAGTACGTTGCTCTCCTTGCAAATGCCAGTGTCAAATGGTTTGAGCCTTTTAGGGAAAGCGATAGTTTGAGTTTTAAATTGAGTTTGAAGATTACGCCTATTCCTCGGAAAGTAGGTTTTCAATCAAATGAGACAGTAATATCTTGCAAAGTGAATTTGATGGTGATTCcccaattaatttgaacataaaccctaattaaaaaaaatacaaaacattaataaatagttaatttaattattaataatgaattagtgaattaAATACGTACTAGATCTATAGTCGAATAATCATTCATAATTGAAGAATTTGAAAGGGTTGAAGGAAGTTAAAAATTTAGCgatagagagaagggagagaattAAGTTTGATGatttttagtctaagggtaaagAAATGGAAAAAATGGTGTAAAAAGTACTATAATGAGTAAAATATGTAccgcgaaaataaattacgaattAAAATTATGTTGTAAGACATTTAAAATCTTCTTTGAAGATACTAAATATATATAATCTTGACACCTGTTGTTTTACATAACATTGATATCATTTTTTTACTTAAAAACCAATTATGTCTGTAATAATGAAAAACTAACAACATAACTATGTCACTTGATATTATACTATTGAATGACAAAACTTTTATGCTAAAAACACTAATAATTCATCAGTGATCAACTAACCAACCACGATTTTTTTTCCATCCATGATTCAACATAGTTGAACTTTTCTTTTTATCAACCTTAGTATACGTTTTTACATATAATCTTATTgagagccccgtgcatcgcacgggtttTCCAACTAGTATTTAGTATAACTCTAAGCAAACTACAATACAAAATTGGATATGTAAAACTCTGCCCGAAAGAAACCACTACATCATACAATCCTATATACATAAGACAACTATTTGTGTGTGTATATAAATGCTGCTTCGTAAACACAATTATATATGGTACGTTTTTTCTATTATTTTCTTTCGTATTTCAATTCCTTTATTAACGAGATATTTTCgttattatattattttatcCCAGTTATTCTTGATCGTGCATTATTGTCGTACAATTTTTGTAATTTGAATGCATTTCTTTATTATGTATACTTTTATTTTTCAGGAATTAGAATTTGTCACAAGATTTATTGTTTTTTTTGGTACATTTAGTATGATTTATTGTTGCAAGTGCGTGCATCTAATTAATTTTCTTTTACTTTTAATCTCAGGTAAGAAGAATATCAAGAGTTTGATGTTAGATTGGAATAGATTTTATAAGCAAAATTAAGCATGTACCATAGCAATTCTTCACCCGAACTTTAGGTAgttatattcttttttttttttcattagtaTAAATCTATATCGATTTTTAGCATTCAAAATTCCAAACATGAGATTTATTGTTGTTTTCCCTTCTTGCCCTTGCAATTTTACAGTATTGATTATTGAAGTAATCTATTTTGTTGTGATATTTGCTAATGTTTTTTTCATTTTGTGATCGATTTCAACATCTTAAAGAAAAAATTTACTGTTGACTTTTTTGTGCAGGAATAATCTGAAGGATTGAGAGTTTAGGAGGATTTTTATCTAAAATTAGCATTATTTTCTATCGTGACTCTCCGTTAAATAATACAATTTTTATATGGTAAAAATAATCCTTTCAGAATTCCATAATAAATTGCTAACTACAAAGACACTATTTTACACAAGAGTGTTAGAACCTCAACTTAATTGTAGCTAACTCAGGAAAATTCATACTTCTGTAGTTCACTTCATAGTTTGGCACCACTGAAATCTTATGCCATGCTTCTTGAGTCTTGACACTTGTGATCCCTTTAGTTCGTGGTTGTATCACCATCTTTGTAGATTGTTAAGGTGATTGTGGCTGTTATAAAATAATTTGTATTACATATAGGAGATtaggagcttctaaaggaggaATATATCTTCACAATTTTTGTGTCTCAAATGTGAAGTTAAATAACTCTTATATATCACTAACCAGGGGCGGAGCCAGGTTTGAAAATTTGGGGTAGCGAAAGTAGCGTGAAGCCGTGAACACAATAACAGCATAGAATTTTTTTATAAACAATTCGTTTTTTTATTGTCAATAAGAACTACACTTTCAATTTGAAAATACGAAAAAAATGTTTTCGCGATAATTGACGTGGTTGTTGTTGACGGGAATGATGTTGCCTCAAATCCTAGGTAGTTAAGACCTTTCATCAAGCATTTGTTTTGCGATAACAATTCATATGACCATCAAACGTAACTAATAAAAAatactaaaacttgggagagatgGTCTTTCAATAAATTATTGAGAGACCAGTTttccgtacccttttatttgtatttcgtgaccCTTTTGTTGTTAATCTTGACATattaatttcgtacctatttacataataaatgtacctatTTTATCTTAAACcgtgatttgtacctattttattatcttttataccactttttcttaaaattgtaaaatgGTCTCTCAACAAATTAAAGCTTATTGAGAGTCTGTCTCTAAGGAGacatactctttttttttttagggaaaTAGAGTTGGGAATTAAAGAATAGGATATTATGAGAGATATTATTTAGGTTAAAAGATATTTTGGGTACCATATATATACAAGCAATATACAACTCAACAGGTGAAAAAATTGCTTAGTGTAGGAGTTGAATCCGCATCTTCTCCGATATGTACTTGTACTTTACCACTAGACCATGTACATTCTGATGCTACCCtaaaaacttattatttatttcaattagtcttgctgaagacgggtcggaacaagtgacggataataccactcacaaaacggatagggggacaaggtgggggcacctccatgtgcttccgtctctcctctatttgggtcatttgtgaggaaaaatggtatccgtcactccaaagtgacggatacgtgccgtcacaaatgagattttgtgtatttATTTATCCTTTGACAAATATCAGCGATATATGGAGTAGCAAAATTTCATCTTCTTAGTCAAATTTTCGGGATTTGGGGTAGCGGCTGCTACCCCATGCTACTATGGTAGCTACGCCTCTGTCACTAACACTATTTAAATTAAATAGTAATTCACCTCTGTACTACATAGAATGTTGAGTTCTTTTTTAAAGAACCCCAAATCCATTTCGTATGTTGTATATAAATGCAAAATAACCAAgtaaaaaaactaataaaattgTTTGCGAGGCTGAATAGGCATTAGATTTTGAGTATAAGAGAGTCTTACGACAGTCCACTTTTGTAAAAAGGTAGAATATTTATTGTTAATAAATAGATTATCTTTTTATGAATTTTTACATAAAAGAACCGTCTCACATAATACCTATTGCTAGAAAATTagaataaaaatccaaaaaattgacaACTGATTGTAATTATAACGCAATTCAAAGTCAATAATTACTCCATGATAAATTGGTAGCTATTCATAGCAGTTACTCCGTAAGAAATATGAGAAGATGCATATCAAAACTTTGAACGACATGCATTAATTGACAAGTATTAAACTGTTTCATTCTAAGCtaagagcatccacaatggtaagctagttggtactagcttacctttgccacatcaTTTTTTTGAGCAACAACAATT is a window encoding:
- the LOC141612347 gene encoding putative arabinosyltransferase ARAD1 translates to MAERNSSLSLSILRRASSLFCWFSITSLILLVSCFFVLRSPWRPSLSNHIVSNVVGYSNPNVGVFRGECSAGNKHVLKVFMYDLPPEFHFGILDWKPQGSSVWPDIRKTVPHYPGGLNLQHSIEHWLTLDLLFSQHSGNNSSRIALRVHNSSEADVVFVPFFSSLSYNRFSRVKKEEKISRDKLMQDRLVKYLEAQEEWKRSGGVDHIILAHHPNSLSYARNQLWPAIFVLSDFGRYPLNLANVNKDIIAPYRHVIKSFDNDTSTFDSRTILLYFQGAIHRKDGGVIRQELFNRLKDEKDVHFAFGSVQHGGINNATLGMHSSKFCLNIAGDTPSSNRLFDAIASHCVPVIISDDIELPFEDVIDYSEFSIFVSNSDAVKEKFLINLINGIKREEWTRMWNKLQQVKRYFEFRYPSRDNDAVQMIWRTVAHKVPAIKLKLHRSRRFSHSTEARDPLQFMVSRNFW